In the Endozoicomonas sp. SCSIO W0465 genome, GACCACTGTCCATAATATAAGGTGCCCGGTTTTCGATATAAAAGATATCCCCCTGAATATCGGAAATCGATCCGGGCATGGATACCACACCTTCGGTTCGGCCATGTTGTCGGGCGGATTTTCGGGCAGGTTGCCGGGCAGACGACCGCTGCTGATTGCTCACAAATATTGATCCTTATCGTAACTATTCAGCACTGAGCAAAGGCATATTACAGTAATTCCGAACAGCTCTATGAAGTGATTGATATATGTCCATTCCCTGTTTTCTGGCAGACGACAAATAGCTGCGAATCCGTGCAAACATAGAACCACCGTCTGCACTCCTGAAGCAGCCTGAGATTTTCTGCTTTAACTTGGCCATTCGAACATCCCGCTCACTGCCATTGTTATCGAAGGGAATGGTAAAATCTGACATGAAGCGCAGTGTCTCAGCCTTGAACTCAGTGAGTCGTTTGAAGAGATTGTAAGCTTTAGTATTCTTGACTTTCTTGCGCTTAAGCTCCTCTCGTTGCTTCTCCATATAGACGACTTCTTTCATTAGAGCCCGCTGAAGCAACCGGTCATAAATCTTCTCGATTCGTTCACAGACAACACTTGGCATCTGTAGCATACCTATGGTCTTAAAGCCCTTGCAGTAATGCCAGGAAAGCCTCAGTAGCTTCATCAATCGCAACGCCAGTTGATTGCTGTCCCTATCAACAACACCCAAAAGCTCCCTCAGGTGATGGGCATTGCAAAGTACGTGAGTTGCCGCATATGCAAAATAGGATTTCCAATGATCATGAACCAGAACGCCTGCAAATGTTAGCAGTATGCCCATCGTGTCCATGGCCTCACGACCTCGCTTTTCAGACAAGTAGTAGAGCGTCCATTGTTCATCCCGCATAACGTGTAGCCAGTGCAAAGAGCCCTCGGCCCGCATACCCGTTTCATCGGCTCCGGCAACAGACGATTCCCGCAAGGCGTCACGAATAACCTCTTCAGTAGAAGCCAGATTTTCATAGGTTCTGGCCACAAAATTGGCGACAGTGCCTGCACTTACACTCATTTTATAGAGAGTATTAAAATACTCTGACACGCGCTTAAAAGGCAGGAAATGGTATTGGTTAAGATAGACGGCCATAGCCTGTGTGGCTGAGCCATATTGTGCGGCAGCGGTAACACCTTCCGGGAATTCAGCCTGATTCCGACAACCACAAGTGCAGATTTTTACTTCAGCTCTATGGGCCGTTACTTCAAATTCACCCGGTCTCCCTGGTTCAAACACCTGTCGTTCAATATATTTGACCGGCTCACTATCAAGAAGAGACGCCTGACATTTATTGCATTCTTTAACCGGAAGGTACTCAATATAGTCAGGGATATCGACCTGTTTAAGACAAGTGCCCTGATGCCCTTTCTTTCCACCGGCTTTATTACCAGAAGACTGTCTCAGACTTTTAGGATTGGGTTTTTCATCCGATGGATCGGTACCTTTATCTGCGGAAAGGTCGTCAGAATGATCTGGAGAATTACTGTTTTTACAAGGTTTTTGATAACCATCAGACGATGGCGGCTTGCTGCTGTTTTGACTGTTCTTGCCAACCTTTTCTTCCAATTCTCGACATCGCTCTTCCAGACAGGCAACTCTCATCCGCAGCTCTGCATTCTCTTTCAAGAGAATCTCAGCCGACATAGTTGCGGGTAGTTCTGGAATCATGCTGGCGAATATTGTGGAAAAATGGTGCTTAAGAGGATGGTATAAAAATCAGAAAATTCCAGATTTATGTGGGGGTGCTGAACAGTTACGCGAGGTCGTGAGGCCATGGACACGATGGGCATACTGCTAACATTTGCAGGCGTTCTGGTTCATGATCATTGGAAATCCTATTTTGCATATGCGGCAACTCACGTACTTTGCAATGCCCATCACCTGAGGGAGCTTTTGGGTGTTGTTGATAGGGACAGCAATCAACTGGCGTTGCGATTGATGAAGCTACTGAGGCTTTCCTGGCATTACTGCAAGGGCTTTAAGACCATAGGTATGCTACAGATGCCAAGTGTTGTCTGTGAACGAATCGAGAAGATTTATGACCGGTTGCTTCAGCGGGCTCTAATGAAAGAAGTCGTCTATATGGAGAAGCAACGAGAGGAGCTTAAGCGCAAGAAAGTCAAGAATACTAAAGCTTACAATCTCTTCAAACGACTCACTGAGTTCAAGGCTGAGACACTGCGCTTCATGTCAGATTTTACCATTCCCTTCGATAACAATGGCAG is a window encoding:
- a CDS encoding IS66 family transposase → MIPELPATMSAEILLKENAELRMRVACLEERCRELEEKVGKNSQNSSKPPSSDGYQKPCKNSNSPDHSDDLSADKGTDPSDEKPNPKSLRQSSGNKAGGKKGHQGTCLKQVDIPDYIEYLPVKECNKCQASLLDSEPVKYIERQVFEPGRPGEFEVTAHRAEVKICTCGCRNQAEFPEGVTAAAQYGSATQAMAVYLNQYHFLPFKRVSEYFNTLYKMSVSAGTVANFVARTYENLASTEEVIRDALRESSVAGADETGMRAEGSLHWLHVMRDEQWTLYYLSEKRGREAMDTMGILLTFAGVLVHDHWKSYFAYAATHVLCNAHHLRELLGVVDRDSNQLALRLMKLLRLSWHYCKGFKTIGMLQMPSVVCERIEKIYDRLLQRALMKEVVYMEKQREELKRKKVKNTKAYNLFKRLTEFKAETLRFMSDFTIPFDNNGSERDVRMAKLKQKISGCFRSADGGSMFARIRSYLSSARKQGMDIYQSLHRAVRNYCNMPLLSAE
- a CDS encoding transposase is translated as MDTMGILLTFAGVLVHDHWKSYFAYAATHVLCNAHHLRELLGVVDRDSNQLALRLMKLLRLSWHYCKGFKTIGMLQMPSVVCERIEKIYDRLLQRALMKEVVYMEKQREELKRKKVKNTKAYNLFKRLTEFKAETLRFMSDFTIPFDNNGSERDVRMAKLKQKISGCFRSADGGSMFARIRSYLSSARKQGMDIYQSLHRAVRNYCNMPLLSAE